The following proteins come from a genomic window of Gammaproteobacteria bacterium:
- a CDS encoding hypothetical protein (Evidence 5 : Unknown function) has translation MNFISTSLDGVDATTHDTFRGVPGSFDTTCEAVRLLAPHVRLQVIMSLHADNAGQGEALVGLAKALGAASVKFNRHYRKPHPPPPSP, from the coding sequence ATGAACTTTATCTCCACTAGCTTGGATGGGGTTGATGCCACAACCCATGACACCTTCCGTGGCGTGCCCGGCAGCTTCGACACCACCTGTGAGGCGGTACGTTTGCTCGCCCCCCACGTGCGGCTGCAGGTCATCATGTCCCTGCACGCGGACAACGCCGGGCAGGGCGAGGCACTGGTGGGACTGGCCAAGGCACTTGGGGCCGCGAGCGTCAAGTTCAATAGACATTATCGGAAACCTCACCCCCCGCCCCCCTCTCCTTAA
- a CDS encoding hypothetical protein (Evidence 5 : Unknown function) has translation MCGIDHVLGVLGNGHLAMCGIGTTVEDLVYGNLTSDLPALWNHHPLLVRLRESVPAALEGVCGRCLFRRECKAQCVANNYHDHGRLTAPHWFCQAAYDAGLFPLSRLES, from the coding sequence ATGTGCGGTATCGACCATGTGCTGGGAGTCCTAGGTAACGGCCACCTGGCCATGTGTGGCATCGGAACCACGGTGGAGGACCTGGTCTACGGCAACCTGACGAGCGACCTCCCTGCCCTATGGAACCACCATCCCCTGCTGGTGCGTCTGCGCGAGAGCGTGCCTGCCGCCCTTGAGGGGGTGTGCGGCCGCTGCTTGTTCCGGCGCGAGTGCAAGGCCCAGTGCGTGGCCAACAACTATCACGACCACGGGCGATTGACCGCCCCTCACTGGTTTTGCCAGGCGGCGTATGACGCGGGTCTGTTCCCGCTCTCGCGCCTGGAATCCTGA